TATTTTCAACAGAAACAAACTTTAATCATCAAGTTGTCAATAATCTGCAAGCAGTAGAAGCATTTGCCCTCAAAGTTGGCTTTCCTGAACATGGCTTAGTGATTTGGTTTGAGAACTCAAATAATAATAATCCGGAAGTTATTAAAGGTATAACTACAAAAGAAAAATTACAAGAATCTGTGAATTTCGCCTTAAATAATGCACAAGATGGTAATTTGCATATAGAAACAGATATGCGGGCGCTTTATAATCCTAAGCGGATGAAGAATATTGAAAAAGCTACCCAAGATTTACTAAATAAAATTAATAGCTGTTGTCCTCAATGTTCTACACCAGGGTTTAGTATATCTGAAAAACTAACAGGTTTACCCTGTGAAATTTGCCATCAACCTACTCTCTTGATTATGGCAGTAAATTATCAATGTCGAAAATGTAATTTCCAAGAAAAAATTTTATATCCTGATGGTAAACGATTTGCTGAACCTGGACTATGTAACTATTGTAATCCTTAAATCAAAAGTTTAAATTCACAACTGATAACTGATAACTGATTTAATAAAGCCCCCTCTTGAACGGTTAATAACAAGAGGAGGTTTGGAGCTAAAGTCCGGTAGGGTAATCGGGCTAATTAATATTTAATAATTATTAGCTATTTATCAAGTCCTCCCTAAGATAGATCAATTTTTCTTGAAAACTATCTGTTGGTATAATTTGCAAAAAAAAGCCCCCGCTGTCAGATATCAACGAGGGAATATTGTATTAAAGTTCGTCAGGTGATCGGAATATTTAATTATTTAGTATTTATTGTCTGTATCTTTATTCCTCCATTGGATAGAGAAATATTGAACAATAGGTTAAAAATCGTATATTAAAATACTATTGGTTAATTTTGCAGAAATATAAACACAGCAGAATGCAAGAGTCAGTAAGGGTTTAGGAGTGCTAAACCATTACAGGAGTCAGGAGTACAACCCGCTGGATAAGTCTCTCAACTTTGAGAAACGTCATACCCGGACTTCCGACTTCTTAAAAGAAATCGGCTGTATCCTAAATTTTAGGATTCTCTTTTAAAGACTCTCTAACTTTTTCAATTTGGTTATAAGGAAAAGAATTTATTCTTAATTCTCTTTCTATGATGTAGAGACTGCTGAGTATAAAACTAATTATAGCTAAAGTGTACATTGTACCTGAAAAGCCATTGAGAATTTTGAATTCTGAATTTTTTAAACGTTGTTGTGAACGTTTTTCTTTACCCATTAATAATACTAGATAAAATTTACGTTTAAAAAATGGGATAGAAAGCCTCATATCTACCGCAGATGAATTACTAACGCGCTCTATAAATACCCTTTTTAACTCTGATAATTGAGCATCAGTAAAAGTTGCGGCTGTTTGAGCAGGAATACCAGCTAAAATTTTTTGTACAAAAGGGTCTTTTTGATAATTATTTGGATGTGTAGGTTTTGAATGTTTATTAAACATTTTATTTTTGATCCTGTTTTTTGACTATGAATTTGCTTTAAAAGGTAGAACTATGTTCATTATCCCAGCACTTATTATTATTCCAGGTTCTAGTTAATTTCTCGCACTCCTGTTGAGTATTTATCCAAGGGATTGAGGTAGGGAAAACAGAGTGGGTTTTGGTAGGAATTAGAGATTTGAATAAAAATAGTGTGGAGATACTACCACTCACAATCATAAAAAAGAATAAGATTAAAAATAAAATATTACCAAAAGTCCAAAAAGGATATAAGCTTTTTTCGTATTGTAACCGTTGTTTTGAACGACGTTCTTCACCTACCAATAACACCAAATAAAAACTTAGTAGGGGAATAGGAACAGATATTCTCAAATCTAGAGAATGCTCATACCACTCACGTCGTTGAACCCCTTGTTTTATGGCTGCGATTTGCTCTTTTGTAAAAGTGGATGCTATTTCTGGTGAGATTTGGGAGAAAAGTTCTTCAAAGATAGGATTAACATTCAATATTTTTTTATCTGGCACTATTTTCATATTTGTGATTATGTCTATAAATGCAATTTATTAATCAAGTAATTAAAAAATAACACAAGTTTTTCAGGAGCGTTACAGCAATTTCCTAAGAAAATATTTTCGTATATGTACTTAAATAATTAGCAAATGAATCCCTAAAAACTACTTAATTTTTACTATTCTCATTGTTTGTCTCAGACGGTTCGACAACAATACAGCTAAGGAAAAAATACCGAAATTTTGAAGCTGAACCCGTTCCTTTAACTGAGTATGGGAGAATAAAAAAATTGGTGGGTTTCAATCCCCCACCCAATATTTGTCGGATTAGCTGTACTGTATTACTAGCGGTTTACACTTAAGTAGTACGGTTAACTAAGTAAGTGGGCGTTAAAAAATATAATATAAACCTAACCCCCCAACCCCCTTCCCTGCTAGGGAAGGGGGAGTCAAAGCCTCTCTCCTGGTAGGGGA
This genomic interval from Anabaena sphaerica FACHB-251 contains the following:
- a CDS encoding DUF6671 family protein codes for the protein MTKQLFNNRVAVLATMHHKEKVIAPLLQQGLGIQVIVPQNFNTDTFGTFTREIKRPDTQIATAKLKAEKALEITGETIAIASEGSFAPHPSFPYIYANREIIVFLDQENELEIIGEVFSTETNFNHQVVNNLQAVEAFALKVGFPEHGLVIWFENSNNNNPEVIKGITTKEKLQESVNFALNNAQDGNLHIETDMRALYNPKRMKNIEKATQDLLNKINSCCPQCSTPGFSISEKLTGLPCEICHQPTLLIMAVNYQCRKCNFQEKILYPDGKRFAEPGLCNYCNP